A window of Martelella mediterranea DSM 17316 contains these coding sequences:
- a CDS encoding acetoacetate decarboxylase family protein: MYNRTTGSFRSLKANDGDVLPSHRQTYPAIPTFYRGIETQFVEMTVDPEVAAAHLPKPLVADPSGAAIGIALKIRMSSYGPFNEAGIHLKCTLDGEPVWYNSHLFLNNVTAICAGRERWGVAKEFAEISFSDHENVRVCEVVKEGATLMRLSTTWDALATPDELPDITPNMNLKIIPRADGPGAAIKQLVEYCSEEVGESTQMSGLGHVEFRSTAKTDLAPLNPVALGRGFYHRGDLAELHGKIRLDYLANG, translated from the coding sequence ATGTATAACAGAACGACCGGTAGCTTCCGCAGCCTGAAGGCCAATGACGGCGATGTCCTGCCGTCCCACCGTCAAACCTATCCCGCGATCCCTACTTTCTACCGCGGAATCGAGACCCAGTTCGTCGAGATGACGGTCGATCCCGAAGTGGCCGCCGCGCACCTTCCCAAGCCGCTTGTCGCCGATCCCAGTGGGGCCGCAATCGGTATCGCGCTGAAGATCCGGATGTCTTCATACGGCCCGTTCAACGAAGCCGGCATCCATCTCAAGTGCACGCTCGACGGTGAGCCCGTCTGGTACAATTCGCACCTCTTCCTGAACAATGTGACCGCCATCTGCGCCGGCCGCGAGCGCTGGGGCGTCGCGAAGGAGTTCGCCGAGATCAGCTTTTCCGATCATGAGAACGTTCGCGTTTGTGAGGTCGTCAAGGAGGGTGCGACCCTGATGCGGTTGTCCACGACCTGGGATGCGCTGGCCACTCCGGATGAGCTTCCCGACATTACGCCGAACATGAACCTGAAGATCATTCCGCGCGCCGACGGCCCGGGCGCTGCGATCAAGCAACTCGTCGAGTATTGCTCGGAAGAAGTCGGAGAGTCGACCCAGATGTCCGGGCTTGGTCACGTGGAGTTTCGCAGCACCGCCAAAACAGACCTTGCTCCACTGAATCCGGTCGCTCTTGGGCGAGGCTTCTATCACCGCGGCGACCTCGCGGAACTGCACGGCAAGATCCGTCTCGACTATCTCGCCAACGGATGA
- a CDS encoding glycine betaine ABC transporter substrate-binding protein: MKIKLLSMSAAALLAPQIATAQVPDVCTNITIADGGWTDNAAQNGFVTNVLKGLGYEPEIDFLSLGVLLEGMQAGNVEVFLASWTPNSDATLNPYIESGAIMNVGYNLVGAQYALAVPKYTYDAGLQSFADIEDFYDELDGNIYALEPGNDSNNVIVQMQEEGAFGFDRFNLVESSESAMLSAVERAVQRNEPIVFVGWSPHPMNTRFDMEYLGGGDDYFGPNYGSAKVWTGLRPGYVEQCPNATRFFEQLRFTVESLSVVMSEILDNDANPEDAARTWLQENPEILDSWLDGVQTVDGQPGLEAVRASLAE, encoded by the coding sequence ATGAAGATCAAACTATTAAGCATGTCCGCAGCCGCCCTCCTGGCGCCTCAGATCGCCACCGCACAGGTCCCCGATGTCTGCACGAACATCACGATCGCCGATGGCGGATGGACCGATAACGCGGCCCAGAATGGGTTTGTCACGAATGTTCTGAAGGGTCTTGGCTATGAGCCAGAAATCGACTTTCTGTCGCTCGGTGTGCTTTTGGAGGGCATGCAAGCCGGTAATGTCGAAGTCTTTCTTGCAAGCTGGACGCCGAACTCCGACGCAACCCTGAACCCGTACATCGAGTCCGGCGCGATCATGAATGTCGGGTATAACCTCGTCGGAGCTCAGTACGCTCTCGCCGTTCCGAAATACACCTATGATGCCGGCTTGCAGTCCTTCGCCGACATCGAGGATTTCTACGACGAACTCGACGGAAACATCTACGCACTGGAGCCCGGCAACGATAGCAACAACGTGATCGTCCAGATGCAGGAAGAGGGTGCGTTCGGTTTCGACCGGTTCAATCTGGTGGAATCGAGCGAGAGCGCAATGCTGTCCGCCGTGGAGCGCGCCGTGCAGCGAAACGAGCCCATCGTATTTGTCGGGTGGTCCCCGCATCCGATGAATACACGTTTCGACATGGAATATCTGGGCGGCGGAGATGATTATTTCGGTCCAAATTACGGTAGCGCCAAGGTCTGGACGGGGCTGCGCCCCGGCTATGTCGAGCAATGCCCGAACGCCACCCGCTTCTTCGAGCAGTTGCGATTCACCGTGGAGAGCCTCAGCGTCGTCATGAGTGAAATCCTCGACAATGACGCCAATCCTGAAGATGCCGCACGTACTTGGTTGCAGGAAAACCCGGAAATTCTCGATAGCTGGCTTGATGGCGTCCAGACCGTCGACGGTCAGCCCGGCCTCGAAGCTGTTCGGGCCAGCCTTGCCGAATAA
- a CDS encoding tripartite tricarboxylate transporter permease, which translates to MDMIPASMFAAAAEALLAPDVLLWCLTGVIVGFIFGASPGLTATTGVAIATPLTFGIDFNAAMALLLGIYAAGYYAGSIPAILINTPGSPGNAATALPGYRLARRGLADYAIGISTVSSSLGGLLSLIVLLFLAPTLSTFALKFTSVEYFSLGLFGLMCVAAVSGGSIIKGIIAAAFGMLIGTVGIDQVGGVTRFSFGLPDLQGGIPLIPALIAFFAIAEIPTQIERHANEGALPAQRSAPIAGLVPVLVRNWWVVLQSAAVGTFIGILPGTGPTIASWIAYGMTGRGRGNDKLNEAARETEEDTRRLVASEVSNNAVTGGALVPLLTLGIPGDTVTAVLVGALLIQGIDPGPFFIIQNGDLFLVILGVLLISAVLITVLGLGARRLLPKILAIPYAVLTPVVAILCVTGVYAVNNSPFEIVLAVTLGIIGFVLSCFRFPMPPIVIGLVLGPIIEVNFRNGLLANHGDITAFFTRPISGALLATIAALLVWQALRQIRG; encoded by the coding sequence ATGGATATGATTCCGGCCTCGATGTTCGCTGCCGCCGCCGAGGCTCTGCTCGCCCCGGATGTCCTGTTGTGGTGCCTGACCGGAGTGATCGTCGGCTTCATTTTCGGCGCCTCGCCGGGGCTGACGGCCACGACCGGCGTTGCAATCGCAACACCGCTCACCTTCGGCATCGATTTCAATGCGGCCATGGCCCTGCTGCTCGGCATTTATGCCGCCGGCTATTATGCGGGCTCGATCCCGGCGATACTGATCAACACGCCGGGCTCGCCCGGCAACGCCGCCACGGCCCTTCCCGGCTACCGGCTGGCCCGGCGCGGGCTCGCCGACTATGCCATCGGCATTTCCACGGTCAGTTCCTCGCTCGGGGGTCTGCTGTCGCTGATCGTGTTGCTGTTTCTGGCTCCGACGCTTTCCACCTTCGCGCTGAAATTCACCTCCGTCGAATATTTCTCTCTCGGCCTGTTCGGACTGATGTGCGTGGCCGCCGTCTCCGGCGGATCGATCATCAAGGGCATCATCGCGGCCGCATTCGGCATGCTGATCGGCACGGTCGGCATCGATCAGGTTGGGGGCGTTACCCGGTTTTCGTTCGGCCTGCCCGATCTGCAGGGTGGCATTCCGCTGATCCCGGCACTGATCGCCTTCTTCGCGATTGCCGAGATCCCCACCCAGATCGAGCGGCATGCCAACGAAGGCGCGCTCCCGGCGCAGCGCAGCGCGCCCATTGCAGGCCTCGTGCCGGTGCTGGTCCGCAACTGGTGGGTGGTTCTGCAAAGCGCGGCCGTCGGTACCTTCATCGGCATATTGCCCGGGACCGGCCCCACCATTGCCTCCTGGATCGCCTATGGCATGACCGGGCGGGGCCGCGGCAACGACAAGCTGAACGAAGCCGCACGGGAAACCGAAGAGGATACCCGGCGGCTGGTGGCCTCCGAAGTCTCCAACAATGCGGTCACCGGCGGCGCGCTGGTGCCGCTGCTGACGCTCGGCATCCCCGGCGACACGGTGACGGCGGTGCTGGTGGGCGCGCTTCTGATCCAGGGCATCGATCCCGGACCGTTCTTCATCATCCAGAACGGCGATCTGTTTCTCGTCATTTTAGGCGTATTGCTGATTTCGGCCGTGCTGATCACCGTACTCGGACTTGGCGCACGACGGCTTCTGCCGAAGATTCTTGCTATCCCCTATGCCGTACTGACCCCTGTCGTCGCGATTCTCTGCGTCACCGGGGTCTATGCTGTCAACAACAGTCCGTTCGAGATCGTTCTGGCGGTCACCCTCGGCATTATCGGCTTCGTGCTTTCGTGCTTCCGCTTCCCGATGCCGCCGATCGTTATCGGCCTGGTGCTGGGGCCGATCATAGAGGTCAACTTCCGCAACGGGCTTCTCGCCAATCATGGCGACATCACGGCCTTCTTCACCCGCCCGATCAGCGGCGCGCTGCTCGCCACCATCGCCGCGCTTCTCGTGTGGCAGGCACTGCGGCAAATCAGGGGTTAG
- a CDS encoding tripartite tricarboxylate transporter TctB family protein: MRSDRAIGGAILLLSLVMLYVAAGIDVLPGSGAVNARTLPMALCVIIGAGSLLLMIRPSATGLEITLQPILNRHALAFIALLVVYALSFRHVDFRLGAWAFMLASMALLGERRPLVLAILPVAVSLTVFVTFRYGFTVLVPTWI; the protein is encoded by the coding sequence ATGCGTTCAGACCGCGCCATCGGCGGCGCCATATTGCTGCTTTCGCTCGTCATGCTCTATGTCGCCGCCGGCATCGACGTGCTGCCGGGAAGCGGCGCGGTCAATGCCCGCACCCTGCCGATGGCGCTCTGCGTCATCATCGGCGCAGGCAGCCTGTTGCTGATGATCCGTCCCTCTGCGACCGGGCTTGAGATCACGCTTCAGCCTATTCTGAACCGCCATGCGCTGGCCTTTATCGCGCTGCTGGTGGTCTATGCTCTGAGCTTCCGCCATGTCGATTTCCGCCTGGGCGCCTGGGCCTTCATGCTGGCCAGCATGGCGTTGCTCGGCGAACGCAGACCACTCGTGCTCGCCATCCTGCCCGTCGCGGTCTCTCTGACCGTCTTTGTGACCTTCCGCTACGGCTTTACCGTTCTGGTGCCGACATGGATATGA